One part of the Dermacentor andersoni chromosome 2, qqDerAnde1_hic_scaffold, whole genome shotgun sequence genome encodes these proteins:
- the LOC126548574 gene encoding piggyBac transposable element-derived protein 3-like, which produces MFAALKDGDMSEVEDAEDDVDDMVEALEDVCDNECDALEELSAASSDEEVDKNTPEDRSWSRRAFNKLAATYQPQSSGDENENNLDGLPTPYEYFSRYVPKSVFVDLAEKTNMYSVSQEGKSVETNEEEVRKLVSLHLAMGVFRYPRLRMYWKPSLKTELFSTANMSRNRFEKLRNCLHIVDVNGDHNSNDRLWKVRTLLDAFRERCLNLTLEEHLCIDEQIIPFKGQLDIKQYIKGKPNPWGVKVFMLCGASGIIYDFLVYQGSTTELVPAEKKDFGVTGAFVLHLARRIPDGTGHKLFFDNYFTSLPVLRVLRDKTIYAAGTIRSNRTEKCPLKPEGQMKKEGRGSSDCLVSSDEKIIITRWLDNRAVTLASNFLGIDEEDEVSRWSKADGKYVNVKRPAVVREYNRSMGGVDKTDFLISLYRTFIRSRKWTLRVITHFMNLSVTNSWLEYRRDAEVQGLREKMDLLEFTLSVVESLAKAGSPDLPRKRGRPSSSPLQPLKRQNCTAQRPVYDVRYDQVGHWPLIAEDQQRCKLEGCKGKPKTKCEKCKVHLCITSTKNCFKTFHTH; this is translated from the coding sequence ATGTTTGCTGCACTAAAGGATGGTGACATGTCCGAGGTCGAAGACGCAGAGGATGACGTGGATGACATGGTTGAGGCTCTTGAAGACGTTTGTGACAATGAGTGTGATGCACTAGAGGAGCTCTCGGCTGCCTCCAGCGATGAAGAAGTTGACAAAAATACACCGGAGGACAGGTCGTGGTCCAGGAGAGCTTTCAATAAGCTAGCAGCCACGTATCAACCTCAATCATCTGGTGACGAGAATGAGAATAATCTTGATGGTCTACCGACCCCGTATGAGTATTTTTCTCGGTACGTGCCGAAGAGTGTGTTTGTTGATCTTGCCGAGAAAACAAACATGTATTCTGTTTCTCAAGAGGGAAAATCCGTTGAAACAAATGAAGAAGAAGTCAGAAAGCTGGTTTCACTGCATCTAGCGATGGGTGTCTTTCGTTACCCACGGCTGCGCATGTACTGGAAGCCGTCACTCAAAACTGAGCTTTTCTCAACTGCGAACATGTCACGAAACCGATTCGAGAAGCTCAGAAACTGCTTACACATTGTTGATGTGAACGGAGACCACAACAGCAATGATCGTCTCTGGAAGGTCAGGACACTTTTGGACGCATTTCGTGAAAGATGTCTAAACCTGACTTTAGAGGAGCATCTTTGCATCGACGAGCAAATTATCCCGTTCAAAGGACAGCTAGACATAAAACAATACATCAAAGGGAAACCAAATCCGTGGGGAGTGAAAGTTTTCATGTTGTGCGGTGCCTCGGGAATTATCTACGACTTCCTCGTTTATCAAGGCTCAACCACTGAGCTTGTTCCAGCAGAGAAAAAGGACTTCGGAGTGACCGGAGCATTCGTCCTCCATCTTGCGAGGCGAATACCGGATGGCACTGGCCACAAGCTTTTTTTTGACAATTATTTTACGTCCTTGCCAGTTTTGCGGGTGCTTCGAGACAAAACTATATATGCTGCTGGAACAATCCGATCAAACCGGACCGAGAAATGTCCGTTGAAGCCAGAAGGCCAAATGAAGAAGGAGGGAAGGGGGTCCTCTGACTGCCTGGTAAGCAGCGATGAGAAAATCATCATCACGAGATGGCTGGACAACAGAGCGGTGACCCTAGCCTCAAATTTCCTCGGCATTGACGAAGAGGATGAGGTGTCACGATGGAGCAAAGCAGACGGGAAATATGTAAACGTGAAACGTCCCGCAGTTGTCCGCGAGTACAACCGAAGTATGGGAGGCGTAGACAAGACAGACTTTCTGATAAGCCTCTACCGAACATTCATTCGCAGCCGAAAATGGACACTGCGAGTTATCACGCATTTTATGAACCTGTCCGTGACTAACTCCTGGCTCGAGTACAGGCGTGACGCTGAAGTTCAAGGGCTAAGGGAGAAGATGGATTTGCTCGAATTTACTCTAAGTGTCGTGGAAAGTCTAGCAAAAGCTGGTTCTCCTGATCTGCCACGCAAACGTGGAAGGCCATCCTCCTCTCCCCTGCAGCCACTCAAAAGGCAAAATTGCACAGCCCAGCGACCAGTGTACGACGTGAGATATGATCAAGTCGGGCACTGGCCGCTCATTGCCGAAGACCAACAGCGATGCAAATTGGAAGGATGCAAAGGAAAGCCAAAAACCAAGTGTGAAAAGTGCAAAGTCCACTTGTGCATAACAAGCACCAAGAACTGTTTCAAAACGTTTCACACGCACTAA